A window from Chitinophaga filiformis encodes these proteins:
- a CDS encoding RNA polymerase sigma factor, whose protein sequence is MQQSAVHIDEYIITERLIAGDPVAQELVYDYYGPALYSIILQVVGDTATAEEVLARTFIYVFKNITVYRDTGSATLFGWLMRIAREQAVKEAAIMEENEDNSSDVMKHDSNLLQRFANKLPEESRTIFHLCYYKGLPKEAVARMLGAQPDEVMVKLKDIMGAFRKFLGE, encoded by the coding sequence TTGCAGCAATCAGCTGTACATATCGACGAATACATTATCACTGAACGATTGATAGCTGGAGATCCCGTTGCCCAGGAACTGGTCTATGACTATTATGGCCCCGCATTATACAGTATCATACTACAGGTGGTCGGCGATACCGCGACAGCGGAAGAAGTACTGGCAAGGACGTTCATCTATGTATTTAAGAATATTACAGTATACAGGGACACCGGAAGCGCTACTTTATTCGGATGGCTGATGAGGATTGCCCGTGAGCAGGCTGTAAAAGAAGCCGCCATCATGGAAGAAAACGAGGATAACAGCAGCGACGTTATGAAACATGATAGCAATCTGCTACAGCGTTTTGCCAACAAGCTCCCGGAAGAAAGCAGGACAATATTCCACTTGTGTTATTATAAAGGACTGCCTAAAGAAGCGGTGGCCCGCATGTTGGGGGCACAACCCGATGAGGTAATGGTAAAACTGAAAGATATCATGGGCGCATTCAGAAAATTTTTGGGGGAATAA
- a CDS encoding SRPBCC family protein — translation MGKIHRLQYEQILNTSIDNAWTFFSRAENLEKITPPYMRYAITSPPTNKPVYAGQIITYVIHPVLGIPLRWMTEITHVAEGKYFIDEQRQGPYGLWHHQHHFEPVPEGVRMTDIVHYSMPLGILGDIAHALFVQRQLRDIFAFRKAAIERLFGTH, via the coding sequence ATGGGAAAAATCCATCGTTTGCAGTATGAGCAGATATTAAACACCAGTATAGATAATGCCTGGACATTCTTTTCGCGGGCAGAGAACCTGGAAAAGATCACGCCGCCGTATATGCGTTATGCTATTACTTCTCCGCCAACAAATAAGCCGGTGTATGCAGGACAGATCATTACGTATGTGATTCATCCGGTACTGGGAATACCGCTGAGATGGATGACGGAGATCACGCATGTAGCAGAAGGTAAATACTTCATTGACGAGCAACGGCAGGGACCGTACGGCTTATGGCATCATCAGCACCATTTTGAGCCAGTGCCGGAAGGGGTCAGGATGACGGATATAGTCCATTATTCCATGCCCCTGGGAATATTAGGTGATATTGCTCATGCGCTCTTTGTGCAGCGGCAGTTGCGGGACATCTTTGCTTTCAGGAAGGCGGCGATAGAGCGGTTGTTTGGAACGCACTAA